One Euphorbia lathyris chromosome 1, ddEupLath1.1, whole genome shotgun sequence DNA segment encodes these proteins:
- the LOC136220630 gene encoding uncharacterized protein — protein MASYRSSRLSWLAMAMLIAAGMLISCEKSWGLSCENDVLGLVTQCKNYVVKEGTMMKPSEDCCAMVKKANVPCICSLVTPQIESMISMEKVVYVAKSCGKDLASGTKCGSYTVPRA, from the exons ATGGCAAGTTACAGGTCTTCAAGGTTGAGCTGGTTAGCCATGGCTATGTTAATAGCAGCAGGAATGCTAATTTCATGTGAAAAAAGTTGGGGTTTGAGCTGTGAAAATGATGTGTTAGGGCTTGTAACACAGTGTAAAAACTATGTGGTAAAAGAAGGAACAATGATGAAACCTTCAGAAGATTGCTGTGCAATGGTGAAGAAGGCAAATGTGCCATGTATATGCTCACTTGTTACTCCACAAATTGAGAGTATGATAAGCATGGAGAAGGTTGTTTATGTTGCTAAATCTTGTGGCAAAGATCTTGCTTCGGGAACTAAATGTGGAA GTTATACTGTTCCAAGAGCATGA